The Juglans regia cultivar Chandler chromosome 2, Walnut 2.0, whole genome shotgun sequence genome includes a window with the following:
- the LOC109012278 gene encoding protein LIGHT-DEPENDENT SHORT HYPOCOTYLS 10-like → MMSSNKGKDAAEGSSSRSSTSAAGGSGGRGDQLQQPHPLSRYESQKRRDWNTFGQYLRNQRPPVALSQCNSSHVLEFLRYLDQFGKTKVHLQGCVFFGQPEPPGPCICPLRQAWGSLDALIGRLRAAYEENGGLPETNPFASGAIRVYLREVRDSQAKARGIPYKKKKKKRNLMKANDDNSNFPTQ, encoded by the coding sequence ATGATGTCCAGCAACAAAGGAAAAGATGCAGCAGAAGGCTCATCATCAAGATCTTCTACTTCAGCTGCTGGTGGCAGTGGTGGCCGCGGTGATCAACTGCAACAGCCACATCCCCTGAGCCGCTATGAATCACAGAAAAGGCGGGATTGGAACACTTTTGGTCAGTATCTAAGGAACCAAAGACCCCCAGTGGCACTTTCACAGTGCAACTCCAGTCATGTTCTTGAGTTCCTGCGATACCTGGATCAGTTTGGAAAGACTAAGGTGCACTTACAAGGTTGTGTCTTCTTTGGGCAGCCTGAGCCCCCTGGCCCTTGCATTTGCCCACTTAGACAAGCATGGGGCAGCCTAGACGCTCTCATCGGCCGGCTTAGAGCTGCTTATGAAGAAAATGGTGGCTTGCCTGAGACAAACCCCTTTGCAAGTGGTGCTATCCGAGTTTACTTGCGTGAGGTGAGAGACTCCCAAGCCAAGGCTCGGGGAATCCcttataagaagaaaaagaagaaaagaaatctgaTGAAAGCCAACGATGATAACTCCAACTTTCCTACACAGTAA